CCCGGGACCCTCGCGCCCGCGATCCCGCCTGCGCTTCCCTTCCGTCCGCACCTACGAGGTAAAGCTGGCCCAaaacccgccgccgccgccccctaGCTACAGGCCGGGCGACGCGCCCGAAGTTTTAATCAGAGTAGTTCGGGGAAAATACAAGCCACGTCGAGGTACTGAGCGGCTGTCATATGTGGCCACACCACAACCACCACAAACCCTTGTCTTCGCCAACCAAGAACCGGCCACAGCGGAAACATGTCGCACGCCTAAAGAAACCACGACACAAGGTTATTCAAAGCAAAGGCTAGCGGTGGAAATTTGCCGGAACACATTTGACAAACCACGAACGCTAAAAACGGACGGAGGACTAAGAATGAACGCGTTCATTTCGGTCAGACATTTCGTCGAACACGCGGAGGGCGTCAGCTAAGAGGAAGCTTCAAACTTATCCGAGACACGTaaatttggaatataaaaatctggaggagaaggaaaatctgaaaaatcaaaaacaaattcacttTGGACAAATGCATTCGCCTCCATCAAAATTGAGGGACATGATTgaccattttttaaataattctttttataataatttaagtaCTCAATGCCTTCatcccaaaaggaaaaaaaaaaattccagttGGCCTTTATGGTCTCCcaaggattttttttcaaatttccaaaacttGTTGAAAAGTCTTGGACACCTTCACCGGGCGTAAGGGGGAAATAGacaattaaatttgattttaaaagcAGCCGGCCAACTTTGTCTCTTTCCTGAAACCACACTAGAAAAATCTCTCTCATTAAAAATCTCTCTTATTCTTTTGTGAAAGATTCCGACTTGAATGTCACTGGGTGCACCCTCAGTaacataatttttcaatctgCCCCAAGGAACAAAGGTTAAGTTTGTGTGACTTTATGTAGTCtagttaactatgataatatgatataataaatgtctaatttcttatttttcctttcgtCTATCACTTTGATGTCCTCTACGAATATTTCTCAAACACTAAAATTAATGGTTGTTGTTTAGTGAGGTTATTTATCTATAGAGATGTCTATAAAAGGCCACATATAAATGTAAGAAAGTGGGATCTTGGGTTCATTTCCAAGAAATGCAATCCCAGACTAtggagtagtacatatcttatCAAGCCAAAAtggaaacaaattgaaaattaattgaattgcaGCACATTTGCCTTTACGCTCTTCTAAGgagtcaaaaaaattagaactgtTGAAAAGTCTGAGGCACTTCATTTAAAGTCATCATCAACATTAGTTAAATAGACCTGGAAATAACCTTCACAGGTTGCTACTTGCCAATACAGAGCATTAGCCGGAAAACTTTGATTTTAAAGTGAGCCGAACGTGATCCTGGGACGATAACTTCAGCCCAATTCCCAGTTTAAGCCACATCACATCTACATTCTTCTTtgagggaggggagagagaaagagactaagggtgcgtttattTAGCAGAATACTTCATAATAAAGGAAATAGTTTCCAAAAAATCATCTTTCAGCAGAATACTTCATAATAAAGGGAAATAGTTTCCAAAAAATCATCTTTCAGCAAAGTGGTAGTGACGAGGGCCACCCCTTACTAAAGATGTGAATGAGGAGCATAGCCCTCATTGCTAGATCGATGAGAGCTAGTGACCCTTGCCGCTTGACTACACTATCCTTCCTCTTCACCTCCTCATTTTTCTTTGGGAAAAATGccagaaaaaaccaaaaatttgcccagtgtgataaatttaccccaaaattttttgcaatacaaaaattctaaactttgtCAACTTTGACACCATTTACTCCAAACTCTATGGCCGAAGagcattttcgtcttttttattctttttctttgcctttttttttttctctttttttcttcttctctcttccctctgccaTGGCCGGCAGAGAGGAGGCCGCACTCGTGCAAGGGCCACCATCGCCTGTGTcaagcgagggtcgccctcgccttAGCAGGCAAGGACAACCCTCCCTAGATCCAACAAGGGCAACTCTCGCCTGACGCACGTGAGGGCGGCCTTCGCCCAGGTCGAATCTAGTGAGGAATGCCCTCACCCAATGCCAACAAAGAGACTCTCGCCCAATGCCAATGAGGGCAACCTCGCCTGAGTTTGGCCGTggcgagggaagagagaaaaaaagaagaaaaattaaaatgtaaaagacaaaaatgctcttaatttttggtaaatatgtcacacggatataagttttgagttttttatatcacgaaaaaacttgaggtaaatgtgtcataattgaccaaatttaggattttttgtgtcacaaaaaaggTTTTgcataaatttgtcacattgagtaaattttggggttttttgtgactttttcccttttttttcttaagatttttgtctttttgaactttgaaaacagcttttatattataattagccATTAAGTGCAACGTCAGCATGTAATGGCTATATAAACATCTCTGTTTACAGTTTGATGAATGGAccaattcaaacaaaaaaataaataaataacccaGTTGcataattaaaagttcaaagatctgattaaatattttgcattagTTTAAGAACATGATGCCGTCAtcccaaagggaaaaaaagattcTGATTGGCCTTTATGATCTCCCAAAGGGTCTTTAAAAATTTGCcgacttgttaaaaagtttcgGTCACCTTCGCCGGCATCTACTTGCTATAGTAGTGTGTTAGTGCGAAACGGAAAATCAAATTGGACTTTGAGCGAGCCGGCAAGCTTTTTAGGTATTAGCACTTTCATATCCTAAACCTTAGCTTATTTCTTAGCTAGGCCACGTCACATCAAAAACGTACATAACATCTATTTATAAGGAcataaaacatatatataaacacaGTTCTTTCATGCTTTTACATGTGGTTAATGGATATATTTTCCCACAACAAAGACACGTGATTATTTAGCATCTAATCAAGCCTTTGCTTAAGATTTCAAATTAGGGTATTAGCAAATGAGAACAATACGTAAACTTATATTTTATATCCGAGAAATGAttatatgacaatttttaatctaCTTTGATAATAACGATATATTTTGgaccataaaaaattaaatatcaaataattataaattgttatggggtctattctttcaagaatttgtaacTCATAGTAACTCATAACAAGCTGTTATTCTCACAGTAGTGCAAAAGCTATTATACTAGCTAAACTCTTAAActtaaaagaaactattttaAAGCCTAAACaaataagtaattatttaaagtgtaataaattaatttttttgaataagaACGGAATGGTCCACCAAATGCAGGATTGCCGAAATGCCCAAACTATAAGAACTTCTCCATATCATAATTCGTAGGACAACAAAAATGGgcattaaatattattttagatggatttagagagagagagagagagagagagagagagagagagagagagagagagagagagctttttcAAATAAGCACATTAAAGTTTCTCTTGACATGTGTTTTTTCTGGAGTATCAACTTCACAATGACgtgaagagaaaatgaaaaccGGTGCTTTCCATAGTTTGCAGATACAACGTGTATCCGGTGAGTGAAGTCCTAATggttgtttttaattttaattgacTGGGGATAACAGATGAAATGTTGCACGCTGTGAAGTGCAAAACAAATGGGAATAAGAGTGAAAATCAGGTTGAAGAGTTGCAACTATTCATAAAAGGGTGAAGGGGgaatttgtggaggaaaaacgttcaaaaacaaaacagagGAACTTCATATTTTACATAGTGTTTAGATTACCGATTGATGAATACTCTTATTTCTataattagatatatatatatatatatatatatatatatatatgtatgtatgtatgtaagcatgcatgcatgcatgtggaaaaatttctctattttctctccATTTAGTTTTTTATTCTACAATTCACAGCATAGCATAAAAAGTCTTGTTTTAACATTTCGCAATAATTTATGGACCCAGTGCCTTTCCTCctaaggaggaaaagaaaaaggaacataaactTAAGGTGCGTATGGTAACTATTTTATTCCCGAAAATAGTTTCGgctcaaaattgattttctttgattCTATTTCCTAAACAAGTTTCCGAGCATCCGAAGGTATTTGATAActgtaaaaaatttctattcctagaataaAATTGCTTTTGGTacaaccttcaaattttttatgacttagaagtttatttaatttttaaattattttagtatattttttcttttttcattttccttctcttcttcttttctttctctagccgGCAGCCGGCCAGAACAATaccaaagattaaaaaataaaaaataaaaaaattgaagaacttccggaggaatctttaaaaatttccTATCTTGTTAAAATGTCTTGGTCACCTTCATCGATGTCTACTTGCAGAGGAGCTAGGTaggaaataacaaataaaaagttgattttaaagTGAGCTGGCCAAGGATTTATGGTATGGACACTCACTCACTTTGTTTATAAATACCTCAGGTCAGTTTTTAGCTAAAGCCACACACGCCAACCTtttctttagagagagagagatcttccTAGCGATGGCAAACTCAGGGATCACAAATACTACTGATAATGCTGCACGAGCATTAGGGGGTGAGTACCAGGTATTCCTTAATTTCAGAGGAACTGATACTCGTCATGGATTCACAGACTTCCTCTACAATAACTTGGTAGATGCTGGAGTCCGCGTATTCAGGGACGAAGATGAACTCCACATTGGTGAAGTCATTGGTGAGAACCTTCTACGTGCTATCAATAGCTCCAAaatctacatacccatcttctctaaGACTTATGCTTCTAGTAAATGGTGCCTCCGTGAGCTTGCTCACATAGTAGACAACGTGTCCAAGTTAGATGTTGAAAAAAGTATCCTTCCCATATTTTTTAATGTGGAACCTGAGGATGTTAAACTTAAGACCCCACTATACAACGATGCTTTCTTGGAACATGAGAAGAGGTTTACCGAGGAAGTCGAGGCGTGGAAAAAGGCTCTTGCGCAGGTAGACGAAATCAAGGGATGGAATGTCAAAAAGGATCAAAGGTAAATTTGTAAGatctctacctttttttttcttttctctgttaTAGGGGATACAACTCTGCCCTGTCAAATGATTCATTTTATTCCTTGTTTTAACAGAACTATTGAAAACTACCTGCAATTGTTGCTCTCACTCTCATTCACATTTGTATCCTCACTTATCTAAATTTGTAGTTTGCATCTATAGAGAAATTTCAACCCAAAACATACAATTTGCATCCTTAAGGTGGTCGATGAGGCTCACCAGTGGCCGGTCACCAATCGGCAACCgactggaggaaggaggaggagaaggaaaaagaaaagaaaagaaaattcaaaaatattaaaaattttattaaaagttatccacgtCGCACCGATCATGCCACGTTAGGTGGCCGACGCCTAGTTAGCAAAATTTCAGCGAAAATTTACAATTccaaaggactgaattggcataaagtaaaaatgtttagaactaaattgtcacaaagaaaaaatatttatgactaaattggcacaaatgcaaaatgtttaggactttttttaacacttcaCCCTGTGGAAAATGGTTTTTGCAAATTGTCcttgttattttccttttctcctttcttcagCGTTATCTTAGGCAAACTAGAAAGTCTTGATATCGTAATCACCCGTATTATCTAATCCAATGGGATAAAGGTGAAAATGAATTCTGGGAGATATGGCTCGAACATGAGGTAGTTTCGTGGCGCTGCAAGgcatttgtttcttgttttaagGGTAATCATTTGGCATTTATATTAACAACTTTATATGTTATCATCATTCGTCAATAACGATACATAATTCGGCTGtcaattgataaatttggaTAAACATATGGTGAATAAACCCTATTATGCATTACATAGCATGTGGGCGCCCATTAGCTTCTCCAATGCAAATGAGCTGTTTTTGCACGATTTGCTGGATTTGGCAATCTCTTATGCTTTTGGGTTATGTAGTCAATGTGCCCAACATGCCGCTCcagattatttttttgttgtgcACTTGATCCACGTACAAATCTCCATTCCTCATTCACCAAGCTAATCCCATGGGAATCGAATCTCtcgattttcaattttaaacacaTTGAAATGTGAGACAGCTCTTTAAATGCCGTTACACTTTACATACTCAGATCCttagaagaaattttgtataaatcTCCTATTATGAGCGCTCAATTTTTCTTCTAGGTTTAGCTATAAATGTCGAAATTTTATGTATGCTTGATATAGTAGCCATTTTGTACTTTGGCCATCAAATAAGCCAATACTATAGtcttcaaaaatttctttaatcatATATGAAAAAACATACGGAGTGAATTCTACTAAATTAGCCTAAATTGATTATTCAATGTATTTAAACGTTCGTGATGCATGGATATGAATTTAATCTAGTCAACTAATAAAAGCACTTATGTACATCACAGCCAAGCGAAGATTGTCAGATCGGTTGTTGAAAAAGTATTGGAGATGCTGGAGATAAAACACAAATCAGTGACTGAACTTTTAGTTGGAGTTCATGATCGGGTAAAagaattgacaaatttattacatgtCAACCACGATGATGTGCGGCTtgttggaatttatggaatgggtggcattggtaaaacaactcttgccaaaCTCGTCTTCAATCAACTATCTTGCCACTTTGGAAAGTGTTGTAGCTTCCTTGAGAATGTTCGAGAAAACTCGTTGACTGAAAAAGGCATTGTccatttgcaaaagaaattattatttgacATTGTTGGTTGTGGATTTGTGGAAAAATTTAAGGATATTGAAAAAGGGATGAGGAGTATAGGAAGAACACTCCCAACTAAGAAGGTCTTTCTGGTTCTGGATGATGTTGATAATAAAGAGCACATTAAGAAACTAATAGGAAATTTTTCATTACATTCAGGATCCAGGATAATCATTACAACAAGAAATACAACTATTCTGCAAGTTGAGGGGTTCAAAGGTGAAATTCTAGAGTATGAGATGCGAAAGATGGATTATGGTCATGCATTTCAACTTTTTTGTCAGCATGCCTTTGGTGCAAACTTTGCTTGGGATGACTTTCATAGGCTTTCAAGTGATATTGTCTCACATATGGGAGGGCTTCCTTTGGCCATTGAAGTGGTAGGTTCACTACTTAAAGGGAAAGACAAAGCATTTTGGAAAGAGACATCGAGGTTAAGGGAAATACCAGAGAAAGAGATTCTAGAGAAGTTGAGGATTAGCTATGACAACCTAGACGAATATCagcaacaaatttttcttgatatagcaTGCTTCTTTTCCCATGAGAAGAAGACCGATGCAATTTACATGTGGGCCGATTGTCAGTTATATCCCCAAAGAGGAATTGATGTCCTTACTAATCAGTGCTTGATAAAGATAGGGCACAACGATGTGATATGGATGCACGATCAACTAATAGACATGGGAAGGCAAATTGTGCGTGAAGAAAGTTCAAGTGACCTTGGAAGGCAAAGTAGGTTGTGGATTGCAAAAGAGGCCCTCGAAATCATAAAGACTGAAGAGGTAAGTAAGAAATGTCCCATTGCtagtagaatttcttttttgttaaggattttatcatttttttttttacttcctaTTCTAGTTGTAAACATAATGGCTAGAAGTAGACAAACTTCTTCACATCATTGCAAAATTGATCTTGCAGAGGAAGGACAAGGTTCTAGCGCTTGATATAAATGGATTGGATTACCCCATAGTGATCGCAAATGATGAGTTTGAAAGGTTACGTAACCTAAGATCCCTCAAGTTAGGCTCCGGAACTTTTGCTGGGGACTTTGTAAAATGTCGTTCAAAGTTGAGATGGATTTCTTGGCATTCTCCTCATCCGAATTTTAAGGCAGAAAATTTGTATTTAGATCATCTTGTCGTTTTTAAACTTGACTTGAATGGCTTCAAGGATGATTCAAAGCATGGGACTTGATCAAGGTGCATCACATGTTTTAATTCTAGTCTCATATTATCAGTTTATACTATGCAATGGTTCTTACACTTGACATGTCATCCATTTTATCAGGGGGCTCGgaatttgaaagttctatctCTAACTAGGTGTTATGCCATAACAACAATCCCAAACTTCTCTAAATGCTTGGGTTTAGAGAGGTTGACTCTTGCACACTGCTACAACCTAAAGAGAATTAAAAGTTTCATTGGAGATCTACAGTCGCTACTTGAGTTAGAGATTGAATGGTGCACGGGTCTTGTAGATTTGCCTAAAGAAGTGGGGGCACTAGTGAAGCTTAAGCGCTTCTCATTGTGTGAATGCTTGAGGTTGAGGGAACTTCCAGACTCAGTTGGTAATTTAACCTCATTGACAGAGTTAAACTTGACAGGTAAGGGCATTGCCAAACTTCCAAACTCTATTGGAAAGCTAAAATCCAAATACATGTTATCTgaaacttgagatttttttcttttgacagaCACGGGGATAAGGAAACTTCCCAACACTATCGGAAAATTAAAATCATTGTGTGTCTTGCATTTCCCAAGAGGACCATCTTTTCATCGAAAGCATCATGTTTGGCAATTACCTAGTGGCATCAGCATGTTGGTAGATCTTATAGATTTGAATCTTGGTGGGCATTACAAACTAGAAGGTGAAATTCCTGTTGAAATTGGGGAATTGTCACATTTAAGATCCTTAGATTTAAGTTGTTCTCGTATCTCCAAAATTCCAGAGACAATCAACAAGCTTCATCACCTCCGCACACTAAATTTACTTGGTTGTCATGGTATTGAAATGTTGCCGGAGCTTCCCACAAGTTTGACCTGTTTAAATCTTCTATCTGCATCATTGCTCTCAGTTCCTAATCTATCAAATCTTACTAACTTGATTATATTGCAACTAAGTGATTGCTCTAAAATAACAGGCGAATCAAAAATAATCACAGGATGCAACTTAAGGTGGATTGGGAGGTTATCTAGATTGAAATTTTTAGACTTGGATTTGCTAAACGTCCCTGCACCTCCAGAGTTGACTTCCCTTCCTCATTTGAAAAGGCTTTGTTTGTCTCATCTAAATTTGCAAACCCTTCCACTCGATGGTCTTCCGCAACTAGGGTCCTTACATGTTCACGGTTGTAAACTGCTTCAGAGATTATCCATtcctttggaattgaagaagcTAGAGTCTATGCATGTGTCAGATTGTCTAGACCTAGTTGAGATAAAATATTTGGGTCTTTCGGAATCATTGAAATCCATCATGGTTTTTGGTTGCAAATCTCTGAGCAGAATGAGTGGGTTATCATACTCGACGAAGCTAGAGCATTTGAAAATCACACGGTGCATGTCATTGATAAAATTGATCGATGCATCTTGCACAAACACACTCGATGATTGCATTGTCGAAATAGAGGAGTGTGGAGATTTAGTGCCGGGCACCCCATATGAAATGTCTATGAAGTGTTACAGAGAAGAATTTCTCCTGGATACATCAGACATTGAATCCAAGTCAGATAAGGTATGATGTCTTCTTCATCGATATATGGTAGCCGTGCGTGTATGCACAtgtttaaaaatcgatttgttctaattttattttgatgtaaCTCGGTAAAACTACACAACCCTATCAGAAACTTACATAGATGAAAATGTATTtgttaataaaataaagaaaatttatcaaaatgatcTTTCGATAATTTCAAATACTTTAGTGTTCCTTCATTATgtctctttttaatttgaaattttatcttgtataaatttaataaatacgCAAATAAAAGTACTGTGAattgccatttctttttttttttttcttgttatataATCGAGTGCTGGATATATAGGGTGATGTGATATTTGCTTATTTTGAAGTCATGATGTCCTTGGAACTTTGGAACTGCTGTGCCATACCATTCACCTTCGccgtacccaaaaaaaatttaagttcttattttttaaaacattaaGTTATGTTGCATCCATTAGTTTTTCAGTCTGCATAGCCAATAAGTATTCCCCATAACGGActgattcatttttcttaagCGAATTTTCTTACCTAATTCTACCGGGCATCAAATCCACGCATGTTAGAGGAAGCTTTGCTTCCTTTTTGGGCCAAATGTCCTCCTTTCTTTCGCCACCCAATAAagttgccattttctttttgcatgcGATTTCTTAGGTGTCTGATATTTTCAGTTCCTAATTGGAGGTTCCCATCTTCTGTTGTACTGTAGGCACTTTGGTTGcatattattttctattttagtcACTTTATTTCTACTCGCCTTTTTGATGTTGGACAGATTTGGTTCATTAATAATGCCACTAAACTAATTTTATATtctaaccaaaagaaaaactcttctAATCATTCTTTAGGTATCACTTCATGAAAATAGGTTTCATAGATGAGATATAAGATAATAGATTACAAATTGTCgatttaaaaagaaacatcaTATGATGTCCTTTTCTACAAAACTCTTGTTTGCAATATGCATAATTAATGCACAAATTTAACATTTTATTCATATTATAATAGTTATCATGGAATATTTTATTCGATTATTGCATTCATGAGCTTTGGGAAAAGTAATGTCGAATAATTTGATCATAGTTGTACAAAAGCAAACGCAAAACCTCACTAGATTCAGTAACGTGTCTCCAAatggaaaaaatgaatgatgaacAAGGGGCAGCTAATTCGTGCATATGTTTGAAGTTGTGATGATTCTCCTCTTCTGAATTTGTGTTGGCCTCTAAAGTAAAAGTAAATAGAACGTTTGTTTTGCCTCTTTCTTGCAAGTTAAGCACTAACTGTGTCACATATTTGCCGTTTCACTGATGCAAGTGGGCTTGACTAGTTTTCCATTTTCGGCTACCTATGGGCTTAGACTAGTTGACTATGCCTTTTTAGTAGTAAAAAAGACTGACCACGGGGAATTCACGTCTTTGCGTAGTCATATATTATGTGACAATATAACTCTTACACGAGTGAACATATTATTTCACTAAAAAGCGCTACTTATGATTGAAAGAGACACTAAATAATTCTTAAGCATTTTACTTTAGATTAAGAAAGAATACAACATCATATAGACTTTCATAAACTGATTTAAAACTATGTCTCCCATGGTTATGGATTTTTCACTTGAAAAGTGGATAATAAAACCTTCTTTGAGTTCCCTATTGCAAAACAATGGCACTTACGTTAGTATTGTAATTGAAATACATAAAAACCATTGAAATATAGTAGTACATGAACTACAATAAGGTTAATAGattaatgtaattaaagtgaaaataagataaaaaattaacgTTGgctaaaaaaataacataaaaagtaaaaaagataaACGAAACTACATATGGAATTAGAATAGCAAGACTCTtaccttcttttatttttcatgtttttagtttttctttactTGGTATGGAATGTAATAATTAGTGCGAGTAactattattttaaataaatcaaattagtaAATCAATCTAATAATTAAACCA
This region of Eucalyptus grandis isolate ANBG69807.140 chromosome 8, ASM1654582v1, whole genome shotgun sequence genomic DNA includes:
- the LOC120287288 gene encoding disease resistance protein RPV1-like, with protein sequence MQWFLHLTCHPFYQGARNLKVLSLTRCYAITTIPNFSKCLGLERLTLAHCYNLKRIKSFIGDLQSLLELEIEWCTGLVDLPKEVGALVKLKRFSLCECLRLRELPDSVGNLTSLTELNLTDTGIRKLPNTIGKLKSLCVLHFPRGPSFHRKHHVWQLPSGISMLVDLIDLNLGGHYKLEGEIPVEIGELSHLRSLDLSCSRISKIPETINKLHHLRTLNLLGCHGIEMLPELPTSLTCLNLLSASLLSVPNLSNLTNLIILQLSDCSKITGESKIITGCNLRWIGRLSRLKFLDLDLLNVPAPPELTSLPHLKRLCLSHLNLQTLPLDGLPQLGSLHVHGCKLLQRLSIPLELKKLESMHVSDCLDLVEIKYLGLSESLKSIMVFGCKSLSRMSGLSYSTKLEHLKITRCMSLIKLIDASCTNTLDDCIVEIEECGDLVPGTPYEMSMKCYREEFLLDTSDIESKSDKMEHPFTIKFRYGSKTRADGSPGWGWTEIKNFTPDSVTYKGLIACMKDFRCRVKRMWYETCWEGHEDIFCEESNKGIEIKSDEQVKEMAQLASKRGFIILDVLGAVNRTESYDDDTISTLREAWTMETDVYSNEDGAEWDVSGPEEDLDSSSEGESQTDSTSSIDDFESEMGNAEYFEATGNRKQMTDGKVGHHGTVDEGETASIENRKEKRDETVEPAVQNVVQSTYQQCEGDEHHEMPCKATTEVEDQMEIASVKTDRTAETDPVPAKRRKREWG
- the LOC120287287 gene encoding disease resistance protein RPV1-like, which gives rise to MANSGITNTTDNAARALGGEYQVFLNFRGTDTRHGFTDFLYNNLVDAGVRVFRDEDELHIGEVIGENLLRAINSSKIYIPIFSKTYASSKWCLRELAHIVDNVSKLDVEKSILPIFFNVEPEDVKLKTPLYNDAFLEHEKRFTEEVEAWKKALAQVDEIKGWNVKKDQSQAKIVRSVVEKVLEMLEIKHKSVTELLVGVHDRVKELTNLLHVNHDDVRLVGIYGMGGIGKTTLAKLVFNQLSCHFGKCCSFLENVRENSLTEKGIVHLQKKLLFDIVGCGFVEKFKDIEKGMRSIGRTLPTKKVFLVLDDVDNKEHIKKLIGNFSLHSGSRIIITTRNTTILQVEGFKGEILEYEMRKMDYGHAFQLFCQHAFGANFAWDDFHRLSSDIVSHMGGLPLAIEVVGSLLKGKDKAFWKETSRLREIPEKEILEKLRISYDNLDEYQQQIFLDIACFFSHEKKTDAIYMWADCQLYPQRGIDVLTNQCLIKIGHNDVIWMHDQLIDMGRQIVREESSSDLGRQSRLWIAKEALEIIKTEERKDKVLALDINGLDYPIVIANDEFERLRNLRSLKLGSGTFAGDFVKCRSKLRWISWHSPHPNFKAENLYLDHLVVFKLDLNGFKDDSKHGT